In Malus sylvestris chromosome 16, drMalSylv7.2, whole genome shotgun sequence, the following are encoded in one genomic region:
- the LOC126606730 gene encoding transcription factor bHLH68-like, translating to MAEECSVAISSSSARLTQQNWWDLVSSTNPWQQQLNQKYSNSNNNCDDLDQDVSNSSTSFTNASNHSSLSVDSSRRMLADQRSASSNDDLINGEQVSENHIWNHVLLNANANHDLSNDDHGVGENFLDALSSKSLSTHHVMYNEPACDDLKKLDNNSTWEFINSAASNFNNFEKHINGGFMDNNMNISIEKERITKMSNQVSTWSIASPEPQLVLNNMPPHQIMDQENKLCSTIFHHDRQYSQPNLCHLKPQPFFNDSTSSCNPQMGITNINSGSSLFSCYSSQIMKVDDQNHGHHNGIEHQIGLNNATAAYNHTSKYFNGNGSLLSDSYYSSSTSTTAARNLADVGSFTSQLGNKPLIDLHAPKSCFKSFNSSDHSKKQTLQTSSSARMSSGRGQGIANEGKKKRTDDTSSETVVKKPKQETSTGSSAKIQAPKVKLTDRITALQPIVSPFGKTDTASVLYEAIQYIKFMQDQVHVLLNSPNLKTNSPKDPCAMDRKDYKGDTMVDLKSKGLCLVPVSCTPQVYRENTGSEYWTPTYRGCLYR from the exons ATGGCCGAAGAATGCAGTGttgcaatctcttcttcctctgcgcGGCTAACGCAGCAAAATTGGTGGGATCTTGTCAGCTCTACCAACCCATGGCAGCAGCAGCTAAACCAGAAGTACTCCAACTCTAATAATAATTGTGATGATCTTGATCAGGATGTTTCAAACTCCAGTACTTCATTTACCAATGCCTCCAACCACTCAAGCCTCAGCGTCGACTCCTCTCGCAGAATGCTTGCTGATCAGCGTTCTGCTTCTTCCAACGACGACCTAATTAATGGCGAACAGGTTTCTGAGAATCATATTTGGAACCATGTTCTATT AAACGCTAATGCAAACCATGATTTAAGCAACGATGATCATGGTGTTGGAGAGAACTTCCTAGATGCACTATCATCCAAGAGCTTGTCAACTCATCATGTTATGTACAATGAGCCTGCTTGTGACGACTTGAAGAAGTTGGACAACAATAGTACTTGGGAGTTCATAAACTCAGCTGCCTCCAATTTCAACAATTTTGAAAAGCATATAAATGGAGGATTCATGGACAACAACATGAATATTAGTATTGAGAAAGAAAGGATAACCAAGATGTCTAATCAAGTCAGCACCTGGTCCATTGCATCCCCAGAACCACAACTAGTACTCAACAATATGCCTCCTCATCAAATAATGGATCAAGAAAACAAACTTTGTTCTACTATCTTTCATCATGATCGTCAGTACTCACAACCAAATCTCTGTCATTTAAAGCCACAACCGTTTTTTAATGATTCCACATCGTCATGCAATCCTCAGATGGGAATTACAAATATAAACTCCGGATCCAGTTTATTTTCCTGTTACAGCAGTCAAATTATGAAGGTAGATGATCAGAATCATGGACACCATAATGGCATTGAACATCAGATTGGCCTCAACAACGCAACGGCTGCATATAATCATACTAGCAAGTACTTCAATGGAAATGGATCACTACTGTCGGATTCTTATTATTCTTCATCCACTAGTACTACTGCTGCCAGAAATTTAGCAGATGTTGGATCTTTTACGAGTCAATTAGGAAATAAACCCTTGATTGACCTTCATGCTCCTAAGTCTTGTTTCAAATCTTTCAACTCTTCTGATCATTCTAAGAAGCAAACCCTGCAAACTTCTTCGTCG GCAAGAATGAGTAGTGGAAGAGGACAGGGAATTGCAAATgaaggaaagaagaaaagaacggACGACACATCATCAGAAACAGTCGTGAAAAAGCCTAAGCAAGAAACTTCTACAGGATCATCTGCAAAG ATTCAGGCACCAAAAGTCAAGCTTACGGACAGAATCACGGCCCTTCAACCAATCGTATCTCCGTTTGGAAAG ACCGATACAGCATCAGTATTATATGAAGCGATTCAGTACATTAAGTTCATGCAAGACCAAGTGCACGTG CTACTGAATAGCCCTAATTTGAAGACAAATTCACCAAAG gATCCATGTGCGATGGATAGAAAAGATTACAAGGGGGACACAATGGTTGATCTCAAGAGCAAAGGCCTATGTTTGGTACCTGTTTCATGTACCCCTCAAGTTTATCGTGAAAATACAGGATCAGAGTATTGGACACCAACATATAGAGGATGTTTGTATAGATAA